The segment TGGCCTCGCTGGACGGGTGGATCTGAGCGACCCCCGCGCGTGCGGGCCTGCAGGGCAGGCGGGCCGGCCGGGTGAGGGCGGGCCGGGCCGGGGGTGTCGCCGGGTGCGGGGTCAGGCCCCTTCGCGCAGTACCAGGCTCACCAGCTCGCGCTGGGAGTCGGTGAGCTTCGGGTCGGCGCAGTGCACGGTGCGGCCGTCGACGGTGATCTCGTAGTGGAAGCCGTCGGGCACGCCGTACGCGGGCGCGCGCAGCCCGCCGGCCACCGCCTCCCGGGCCAGGGCGTGCACGTGCGGGGCGTCCGGCCGCTCCGTGGTGTCCATCTCGGCATACCGGAGCAGGCCGGCGAACCCGCCGGTGCGGGTGACCTGGATACGCATGGTTGTCAGTGTGCTACGCAACGAAGGGGTTTGCCGAGGATTTTCACCAACTCCTCGCAGCGCTCCCGGGCTTTCGGCGGCGCCGCGGGGCGGGCCCGGGCCGTCTCACTGGGTGGGATCGTGGCCCGGCTCACTGCGCCGGCCCGTCCGGTCTTGTTACAGTGGCGACATCATGCGTATCCGGCTGCTTCTTCTTAGCTGCCGCGGCGAGGGCCTGTAGTCCAGTCAAGGCCGGCCCCCTCGCCGCGGGGAGTCGTGTTGCGCCCAGCGTGATCTCTCGCGGCGCATTCAGTCGGCCCAGTCGGGTGTCCTCACCCCCGACCGCAGACCGCCTTCGACAAGGGAAGCCGAGAGCCTCACCCATGACCGAACAGTCCTCCGTCGCCCGCGCGTTCGTCGACCGTCCGACTCCGATCACCGCCGGCACCGTGCAGCAGAAGCCCTCGGGGATGCCGTTCCAGCGGTACGTACCCTTCGGCACCGTCGACCTGCCGGACCGCACCTGGCCGAGCAAGGTGATCACGCAGGCCCCCCGCTGGCTGTCCACCGACCTGCGCGACGGCAACCAGGCGCTGATCGACCCGATGTCTCCGGCCCGCAAGCGCAAGATGTTCGACCTGCTGGTGGGGATGGGCTACAAGGAGATCGAGGTCGGCTTCCCCTCCTCCGGTGCCACCGACTTCAACTTCGTCCGCTCGCTGATCGACGAGGGCGCGATCCCGGAGGACGTCACCATCTCGGTGCTGACCCAGGCCCGCGAGGACCTGATCGAGCGCACCGTGGAGTCGCTGAAGGGCGCGCCGCGGGCCACCGTGCACCTGTACAACGCGACTTCGCCGCTGTTCCGCCGGGTGGTGTTCCGGGCGAGCAAGGAGGAGATCAAGGCCATCGCGGTGGACGGCACCCGGCTGGTGATGGAGTACGCCGAGAAGATCCTGGGCGACGGGACGGTCTTCGGCTACGAGTACTCGCCGGAGATCTTCATCGACACCGAGCTGGACTACGCGCTGGAGGTCTGCGAGGCGGTGATGGACGTCTGGCAGCCGGGCGAGGGCCGCGAGATCATCCTGAACCTGCCGACCACCGTCGAGCGCTCCACCCCGAACGTCTACGCCGACAAGATCGAGTGGATGTCGCGGAACCTGTCGCGCCGCGAGTTCGTCTGCCTGTCCACCCACCCGCACAACGACCGCGGCACCGGCGTGGCCTCCGCCGAACTGGCCGTGATGGCCGGCGCCGACCGGGTCGAGGGCTGCCTGTTCGGGCAGGGCGAGCGCACCGGCAACCTGGACCTGGTCAACGTCGGGATGAACCTGTTCTCGCAGGGCGTCGACCCGATGATCGACTTCTCCGACATCGACGAGATCCGCCGCACCGCCGAGTACTGCAACCAGATGCCGGTCGCCGAGCGCCACCCCTACGCGGGCGACCTGGTCTTCACCTCCTTCTCCGGCTCGCACCAGGACGCGATCAAGAAGGGCTTCGACGCCCTGGAGGCCGACGCGGCCGCCGCCGGCGTCCCGGTCTCCGAGTACACCTGGGGCGTGCCCTACCTGCCGATCGACCCGAAGGACGTCGGCCGCAGCTACGAGGCGGTCATCCGGGTCAACTCGCAGTCCGGCAAGGGCGGCATCGCCTACGTGCTGAAGAACGACCACAAGCTGGACCTGCCGCGCCGGATGCAGATCGAGTTCTCCAGGATCATCCAGGCCAAGACCGACGCCGAGGGCGGCGAGGTCACCCCCGCCGACATCTGGGCGGTCTTCCAGGACGAGTACCTGCCGACCCCGGCCAACCCGTGGGGCCGGATCTCGCTGAGCGGCTCCCGCAGCCTGACCACCGAGGACGGCCGCGACGCGTTGAGCACCGAGGCGGTCGTCGACGGCACCCCCGTCACCCTGACCGGCACCGGCAACGGCCCGGTCTCCGCGTTCGTCAACGCGCTGGCCTCGATCGGCGTGGACGTCCGCGTGCTGGACTACGCCGAGCACGCGCTGAGCGAGGGCGGCGACGCGCAGGCCGCCGCGTACGTCGAGTGCGCCGTCGGCGACAAGGTGCTGTGGGGCGTCGGCATCGACTCCAACACCGTGCTGGCCTCGCTGAAGGCCATGGTCAGCGCCGTCAACCGGTCGGCCCAGCGGGACTGACCCCGCCCCGGCACCCGCACCGCTCCGAGGGGACCCGCCACCGGCGGGTCCCCTCCGCGTCCTCCCGGCGGATCTCCCTTCCCACCGGAGCGAATTGACGGGCCCTCAGGAGGGGTTCGGCCCGGCGGGCGAACGCCCGGGCGGTGCCGCCGATCACGTGTGGCCCCGGTCACAAATTTTCCCCTCGGCACCCGTTCAGGGTGCTGACACGAGCCGGTAACCGTGGCAACATCGACGAACCGGAACCGGGGTCGGTGGGACGACTCCGGCGTCCGGTCGCGTGACCTGCCCATTGATGTGCAGGCCGCCTGCCATGTCTGGGGAGTGGCGCCGTGACAGGGTTGTGGGGTGTTCGCCCTCGGTGGCGGACGGATGTCCTCGGTGAATTCTTCTGCCCGGGCTGTGGTGGAGACCGCAACTACCGCCGGCAGCACGGCCGGCGGTGGCTGCGGTTGCTCGGGACGCCGGTGCTGCCGCTCGGCGGCGTGGCCCGCAGCGTCCAGTGCACCTCCTGCCGCGGCCGCTACGGGGTCGACGCCCTGGACCAGTTGACCTCGGTCCGGCTCGGCGGGATGCTCCGCGACGCCCAGTACACCATCGCCCTGGCCGCGCTCGCCGCCGGCGGCACCACCGGGCGCGGCGGGCGGGAGGCCGCCTGTGCGGTGATCAAGGAGGCCGGGTTCGACGACTGCGGCGAGGCCCAGGTGCTGGCCGCGCTGGCCGCGCTCTCCGGACACGGCGGCGGCGAACCGCTCGACGTGGACGTCGAGGGCGGCGGACTCACCGTCGAACTGCACGCCGCGCTCGAACCGCTCGCCCCGCACCTCGCCGTCCAGGGCCGCGAACGCCTGCTCACCCTCGGCGCCATGGTCGCCCTCGCCGACGGCCGCTACCTCCCGCAGGAGCGGGCCGCGCTCGCCGTGATCGGCCGCTGCCTGCGCCTCACCGCCCCGCAGGTGGACCGGCTGCTGGAAGCGGCCACCCGCGCCCCGCACTGACCGCCCCGCCGGGCACCGACCACCCGCACTGACCGCCCGCACTGACCGCCCGCACTGACCGCTCGTCCTCCGCACCACCCAAGACTCGTCCTCCGCACCACCCACGAGCCGGGCCCGAACTCCCCCCTCCCGGGCCCGCCGTGTCCCGCACCGCACGGGTGAAAGCCCCACAACCCCGGTGCGGGTTCACGGCTGCGCGCCGCACTGCCGGGGCCCTCGACCGGCGGGGCTGTCGGCGGGGTGCGGGACAATGGGTCCCACCATGAGTCTCTTCCGCGACGACGGCATCGTGCTGCGCACCCAGAAGCTCGGCGAGGCCGACCGGATCATCACCTTCCTCACCCGCCAGCACGGCCAGGTCCGGGCGGTGGCCCGGGGGGTGCGCCGGACCAAGTCGAAGTTCGGCGCCCGCCTCGAACCGTTCTCGCACGTCGACATCCAGTTCTTCAGCCGCGGCAGCGAACTGGTCGGCCGCACCCTGCCGCTGTGCACCCAGGTGGAGACGATCGCCCCCTACGGCGCCCGGATCGTCGACGACTACACCCGCTACACCGCCGGCACCGCGATGCTGGAGACCGCCGAGCGCTTCGCCGAGAACGAGGGCCAGCCCGCCGTCCAGCAGTACCTGCTGCTGGTCGGCGCCCTGCGCACGCTGGCCGCCGGCACCCACCAGGCGCACCTGGTGCTGGACGCCTTCCTGCTGCGTTCGCTCGCCGTCAACGGCTACGGCGCGAGCTTCACCGACTGCGCCCGCTGCGGACTGCCCGGCCCCAACCGGTTCTTCTCGCTCCAGGCCGGCGGCGTGCTGTGCGGCGACTGCCGGGTGCCGGGAAGTGCCGTACCCTCCCCTGAGACACTGGTACTGCTCGGCGCGCTGCTCTCCGGAGACTGGCAGACCGCCGACGGCTGCGAGCCGCGGTACTGGCGCGAGGGCAGCGGGCTGGTGGCCGCCTACCTGCAGTGGCACCTGGAGCGGGGTATCCGCTCGATGAGATACGTGGAGAAGTGAGCATGGTCGCGCGACGGCTGTTCGGTAGCAAGCGGACGTACGAGTCCCCGGCCCCGCACCCGAGCGGTGCCAAGCCGCCGAAGATCCCGTCCGAACTGGTCCCCAACCACGTCGCCTGCGTCATGGACGGCAACGGCCGCTGGGCCAAGGAGCGCGGCCTGCCCCGCACCGAGGGCCACAAGGTCGGCGAGGCCGTCGTCCTCGACGTGCTGCGCGGCTGCCTGGAGATCGGCGTCAAGAACCTCTCGCTGTACGCGTTCTCCACCGAGAACTGGAAGCGCTCCCCGGAAGAGGTGAAGTTCCTGATGAACTTCAACCGGGACGTGATCCGCCGCCGCCGCGACGAGATGGACGCCCTGGGCATCCGGATCCGCTGGGTCGGCCGGATGCCGCGGATGTGGAAGAGCGTGGTCCAGGAGCTCCAGGTCGCCCAGGAGCAGACCAAGAACAACGACGCCATGACGCTGTACTTCTGCGTCAACTACGGCGGCCGGGCCGAGATCGCCGACGCCGCGCTGGCCATCGCCCGCGACGTCGCCGCCGGGAAGCTCAACCCGGAGAAGGTCAACGAGAAGCTGTTCGCCAAGTACCTGTACTACCCCGACATGCCGGACGTCGACCTGTTCCTGCGCCCCAGCGGCGAGCAGCGCACCTCCAACTTCCTCGCCTGGCAGTCCGCCTACGCCGAACTCGTCTTCCAGGACGTGCTCTGGCCGGACTTCGACCGCCGCGATCTGTGGCGCGCCTGCGAGCAGTACGCCCGCCGCGACCGCCGCTTCGGCGGTGCGCTCCCCAACGAGGTCGGCGCCGAGGTCCCGCCGCAGCGCTGACCGGCCGGGCGGGTCGGCCGCGCCGGTCGGGCGCGGGTGCGTGGGTGGCCGGGCGCGCGGACGGGTGGGCGTGCGGACGGGTGGGCGTGCGGGCCGGGCACGCTGGCTGGGCGCGCGGGCTGGCTGGCTTGGCTGCGGAGAGTACGGCCGAGGGCCCGGATCGGACTGCTCCGATCCGGGCCCTCGCTGCCGTCCGGGCCGGGTGGTGGTGTTCGCCGTCCGGCCGGGCGGTGCCTACTCCTGCTGCTGCTTGGCGGCGCACTCTCCGCAGGTGCCGAAGATCTCCAGGGTGTGCGCGATGTCGCTGAACCCGTGTTCGGCGGCGACCGCGTTGGCCCAGCGTTCCACCGCCGGGCCCTCGACCTCGACGGTCGCCCCGCAGTGCCGGCACACCAGGTGGTGGTGGTGCCCGCTGCTGCACCGCCGGTAGACCGCCTCGCCCTCGGCGGTGCGCAGCACGTCCACCTCGCCGGCCTCGGCGAGGGACTGCAGCGTGCGGTAGACGGTGGTCAGACCCACCGAGTCGCCCCGGTGCTTGAGCATGTCGTGCAGTTCCTGCGCGCTGCGGAAATCCTCAATCTCGTCCAGGACCGCCGAGACGGCGGTGCGCTGCCGAGTCGATCGCGCGCGCGGCGACGGGCCTGCGGTGGTCACCGTGGGTCCTCCTGCTGATCGGGTGGTTTCGCACATCATTGTGCCAGCCCCCGACTTGACAGCGACTCCCCCGACAGCGGTGCATCGATCGCCGCCCCTGCCGGTGCCCGGACCGGCTCCGTCCCCTCCAGGACTGCGGCCGGGCCTCCCGCGGTTCCCGGGCCGCCGGAGGAATCCTCGGTGGCGGTGGCGGTGGCGGTGGCGGTGGCGGTGGCGGGGTCGGCGTTGGCGGGGCCGGGCAGGGCCACGTCGCAGACCGCCGGGCCGTGCTCGGTGGAGGCCCGGTGCCGTCGCCGGGCCAGTGGTGCGGCGATCGCGCTGAACAGCGCGAAGGTGAGGATGGCCAGGAACACGATGGTCGGGCCGGACGGCAGGTCGACCTGGTAGGAGGTGCCGACGCCGAGCAGCGCCGTCACCACGCCGACGCCGATCGCGGTGGCCTGGGTGGCCGCGAAGGAACGGGTCAGCTGCTGGGCGGCCGCCACCGGGACCACCATCAGCGCGCTCACCAGCAGCAGGCCGACCACCCGCATGGCGACGGTCACGGTGACCGCGGCCATCACCGCGAGCAGCAGGTTCAGCACCCGTACCGGCAGGCCCGTCACCCGGGCGAACTCCTCGTCCTGGCACACCGCGAACAGTTGGCGGCGCAGGCCCACGGTGACCGCGATGACCACGGCCGCGAGCAGGCCGATCACCACCAGGTCGCCGGGGGAGACGAACAGGATGGAGCCCCACAGGTAGCTCTCCAGGCTGCCCGCGCCGGACTGGCTGCTCATCGAGACCAGCAGTTTGCCGCCGGCCATGCCGCCGTAGAAGAGCATCGCCAGGGCGATGTCGCCGCGCTGGTTGCCGCGGGCCCGGACCAGCTCCATCACGACGGCGCCGAGCACGCAGACCAGCACCGCCGTCCACATCGGGTTGGCCTGGAACAGGAAGCCCAGGCCGACGCCGGTCAGCGCGACGTGCCCGATGCCGTCGCCCATCAGCGCCTGTCGGCGCTGCACCAGGTAGATGCCGATCGAGGGCGCGGTGACGCCGACCAGCACGGCGGCGAGGAACGCCCGCTGCATGAAGTCGGGTTGGAACATCTCGATCATGCCAGTAGCCCCTGGGTGGTGCGGTGGTGGTCGTCGGCGTGCGGATGGACGTGGTCGTGGCCGGGCAGCGCGTGCTGGCCGACGCTCCGGGGCGGCGGTCCGTCGTGCGCCACGCAGCCGTCGCGGAGCACCACGGCGCGGTCGATCAGCGGCTCCAGCGGCCCGAGTTCGTGCAGCACCAGCAGTACCGCGCAGCCGCGCTCCACCTCGTTGCGGAGGATGTCGGCGAGCACCTGCTGGCTGTCCACGTCGACGCCGGCCATCGGCTCGTCCATGATCAGCAGGTCGGGCACGCCGACCAGGGCGCGGGCGATCAGCACCCGCTGGTGCTGGCCGCCGGACAGGTGGGCCACCCCGTCACCGGCCCGGTCCAGCATGCCGACGGCGGTCAGCGCCCGGTCCACCGCGGCCCGGTCCTTGCGGCGGAACGGCAGCAGCCCGTGCTGCGGCAGCCGCCCGGTGGAGACCACCTCGCGGACCGTGGCGGGCACCCCGCCCGCCGCGGTGGTGCGCTGCGGCACGTACCCGATCCGGTGCCAGTCGCGGAACTTGCGGTACGGCCGGCCGAACAGCTCCAGGCTGCCCCCGTCCAGTGGCACCGAACCGATCACGCTCTTCACAGTGGTGGACTTGCCGGACCCGTTGGCGCCCAGCAGGGCTACCACCTCGCCCGGTCGAACGGTGAGGTCGACGCCACGCAGCACCGGTCGTCCCCCGATGCTGGCGACCGCTCCCCGCAGCCCGACGACCGCCGCCCCGGTCTCGCTCCCGGTGCGTCCGCCGGAGGTCCCGCGGGTCTTCTCGTCGGTGTGGTCGCCGGTGCTCTGGTCGGTGCTCTTGTCGGTGTTCCGGCCGGTGTTCCGGTCGGCGCCCCCGCCGGCGGCCGGGTGCGGCCGGTCGGAGTCTGTCGTGGGAATGACAGCGCTCATCGTGGTTCCTCGCTCTGCTCTCGCCGCTCGCCCAGGTCCGCTCAGCTGGCGCCGAGCGCGGCCCGCAGGTTGGTCAGGTTCTGCCGCATGACGGAGAAGTAGTCGTTGCGGTCCGGCTCCTTGATCCCCTCCAGGGGGTCGAGCACGGCGGTCTTGAGGCCCAGGTCGGCGGCCACGGTCTCGGCCAGCTTGGGGCTGACCAGGGCTTCGAAGAAGACGGTGGTCGCGCCGTTGTCCTTGGCGGCGCGCTGGATCGCTGCCATCCGGGACGGGGTGGGCTCGGCCTCCGGGTCGACCCCGTTGATGGCGACCTGCTCCAGTCCGTAGTGGTCGGCGAGGTAGCCGAAGGCGGCGTGGCTGGTGACGAAGGTGTGGGTGGTGGTGTTCGCCAGGCCGTCCTTGAACTCCTGGTCCAGGGAGTTCAGCCGGGTCACCAGGTCGTCGGTGTTGCGCCGGTAGTCGTCGGCGTTGGCGGGGTCGATCTCCGCGAACTCCGCGCCCACGCTGCGGGCCACCGCCGCGTACCGGGCCGGGTCCAGCCAGATGTGCGGGTCGCCGGTCGCGCCGCTGTGCTCGTGCCCGCTCTCGCCGTCGTGCGTCTCGGTTTCGCCCTCCCCGCCCTCGTCGAGGTGGTGGTCCACCAGGGGGGAGGCGGCGGTCGCGTCCACCGCGTGCTTGAGGTGGGACTGCGCGACGGCCTTGTCCACGGTCGGCTGCAGGCCCTTCAGGTACACCACCGCGTCGGCCCGCTGAACGGCCGCGACCTGCTTGGCCGTCAGTTCCAGGTCGTGCGGTTCCACGCCCGGGGCCGTCAGGTCGGTGATCTTGACGTGCTCCCCGCCTATCTGCCGGGCCAGGAACTCCATCGGGTAGAAGGAGGCCACCACGTCCAGCTTTCCACCGTCCTTGCCCGCCGCGCTGCTGACGCCGCCGCAGCCGGAGAGCAGCAGTGATCCGGCGAGGGCGGTGGTGGCAAGGGCTATCGAGGGGGACGGGCGACGAATCTTCATGACAACCATTCTCATCTTATCTGGAAATGATTGTCAACTTGCATTGGGTGGACCCGTCCCCTAACGCGCGCCGCGGGCGCCCTCGCCGCCGTCCGTACCGGCAGGGCGCCGCGCCTTCACCCCGCGACCTCCAACACGCCGGAGAACGCACGGCTGTTCACTCCCGGTACAGCCACCCGGCGGCCCGCCCGTGCCACTATCGAGTTGAACCCCGCCCCCGCATCCCCGGTACCCTGAGTTATTCGGGCGCGCGCAACCAGCCGCGTCCTGACCGTGCCGTCGTACTGAAGAGAGCACTGTGGCCGCCGACAAGATCGACACGATCGTCAGCCTGAGCAAGCGCCGTGGCTTCGTCTACCCCTGCAGCGAGATCTACGGCGGTACGCGTGCCGCCTGGGACTACGGTCCGCTGGGAGTCGAGCTCAAGGAGAACATCAAGCGCCAGTGGTGGCGCGCGATGGTCACCGCTCGGGAGGACGTCGTCGGTATCGACTCCTCGGTGATCCTCGCCCGCGAGGTCTGGGAGGCCTCCGGCCACGTTGCGACCTTCAACGACCCGCTGACCGAGTGCCTCTCCTGTCACAAGCGCTTCCGCGCCGACCACCTGGAAGAGGCCTACGAGGCCAAGCACGGCAAGCTCCCGGCCAACGGCCTGGCCGACCTCAACTGCCCGAACTGCGGCAACAAGGGCGCCTTCACGGAGCCCAAGGAGTTCTCGGGCATGCTGAAGACGCACCTCGGCGTCACCGAGGACGCGGCCGGCCTGGCCTACCTCCGCCCGGAGACCGCGCAGGGCATCTTCACCAACTTCCGCGCCGTCCAGACCACCGCGCGCAAGAAGCCGCCGTTCGGCATCGCCCAGGTCGGCAAGAGCTTCCGCAACGAGATCACCCCCGGCAACTTCATCTTCCGCACCCGCGAGTTCGAGCAGATGGAGATGGAGTTCTTCGTCAAGCCGGGCGAGGACGAGACCTGGCACGAGTACTGGCTCGAGCAGCGCTGGAACTGGTACGTCGACCTCGGCCTGCGGACCGAGAACATGCGCTTCTTCGAGCACCCCAAGGAGAAGCTGTCCCACTACGCCAAGCGCACGGTGGACATCGAGTACCGCTTCAACTTTGGCGGCAGCGAGTTCTCCGAGCTGGAGGGCGTGGCCAACCGCACCGACTACGACCTGACGGTGCACAGCGAGCACTCAGGCCAGGACCTCAAGTACTTCGACCAGGACGCGAACGAGCGGTACTTCCCGTACGTCATCGAGCCCGCGGCCGGCCTCAACCGCGCCATGCTGGCCTTCCTGCTCGACGCCTACTTCGAGGACGAGGCGCCGAACGCCAAGGGCGTCATGGAGAAGCGCGTCGGCATGCGGCTGGACCCGCGGCTGGCCCCGGTCAAGGTCGCGGTGCTCCCGCTGTCCCGCAACGCCGACCTCTCGCCGAAGGCCCGCGGTCTCGCCGCCGACCTGCGCTCCGCCTGGAACGTCGAGTTCGACGACGCCGGGGCGATCGGCAAGCGCTACCGCCGCCAGGACGAGATCGGCACCCCGTTCTGTGTCACCGTCGACTTCGACACCCTCGAGGACAACGCGGTGACCGTCCGCGAGCGTGACACCATGGCGCAGGAGCGTGTGTCGCTCGACCAGGTGAAGTCCTACCTGGGCGCCCGCCTGATCGGCTGCTGACACCGAGCGCCGCAAGCAGGAACGCAGTTCTTCGTCCGGCCGGTGGGCCGTCCCTTTCCGGGGGCGTCCCGCCGGCCGTTCGGCGTTCTGTGCCTGTACGGGTAACTACCTTGCGAGGCATGCCTGTTCGCGAGTCGGGGGGTGGGGTCGCAGGGTTTCGCGAAGGCCCGCTCAGCGGCGCGGACGGGACTTCGACCGCGACCGGGGCGCCGGCTCGGTCGGCAGACCCGCGGTGCGCAGGGCGGCGAACGCGCTGCGGGCCCGGCTCTCCTCCAGGTCGTCGGCGGCGAACAGCAGCGCGTCGTACAGCTCCGCCGAGCCCCGGATCGCGGCCGCGAACTGTCCGACGTCACTGGCCGAACGCAGTCGCACCAACTCGCCGATCAGCGCGGTCGCCGACTCCTCGTCCAGCGCGGTGGCGATCGCCGCGACCTCCTTGAGCGGTCGTCCCGCCGCCTGGCGCAGGAGGTGGCGGGCATCGTCGGAGCGCCCGGATGCCCGCAAGTGTCCGGTCAGTTCGGCGAGTTCACCGGCGGGTGCGGAGGCCCGCTCCCACAGCAGGGTCTGCCCGTCGGCCGACTGATCTGACTGCTCCAGGGCCGCGAGCAGCGCCGGAAGGGCCTGGGCGCTCACCGACCACAGGGCGTGGAACAGGTCCGCGGCCTCGTCCACCAGCCCTTCCTGGCGTAGTTCCGCCAGGGCGGCCGCCGCGTGTTCCGGGGAGCCGGAGGCCACCGACCGGGCCAGGTAGGTGGAGGAACCGGCCGGTCCTTGGGCTCGCAGCAGCGTGGCCAGCCCGGCCAGGTCGGACGGCGTGATCATCAGTGCCACCTGCGCCACGATGGCGGCGGACTCGTGCACCGCTCCCTGTCGGTGCAGGTCGGTGATCCGCTGGGCGAGGGCAACCAGCTCGGCGCCCGTCCGGGCGCGGGGCCCGTCCTCCGGCGCGGTCGCCCTCGGGCCGGCCGCTGAGTCCCGGAATGCGGTGCTGTTGCTGCCGGGCGCGGTGCCCGCTCCGCTGTTCCCGGTCGCGTTGCGCCCTGCGTTCGGGCGGACGGTGC is part of the Kitasatospora cineracea genome and harbors:
- a CDS encoding TerB family tellurite resistance protein encodes the protein MLGTPVLPLGGVARSVQCTSCRGRYGVDALDQLTSVRLGGMLRDAQYTIALAALAAGGTTGRGGREAACAVIKEAGFDDCGEAQVLAALAALSGHGGGEPLDVDVEGGGLTVELHAALEPLAPHLAVQGRERLLTLGAMVALADGRYLPQERAALAVIGRCLRLTAPQVDRLLEAATRAPH
- a CDS encoding Fur family transcriptional regulator, with the translated sequence MTTAGPSPRARSTRQRTAVSAVLDEIEDFRSAQELHDMLKHRGDSVGLTTVYRTLQSLAEAGEVDVLRTAEGEAVYRRCSSGHHHHLVCRHCGATVEVEGPAVERWANAVAAEHGFSDIAHTLEIFGTCGECAAKQQQE
- a CDS encoding metal ABC transporter permease codes for the protein MEMFQPDFMQRAFLAAVLVGVTAPSIGIYLVQRRQALMGDGIGHVALTGVGLGFLFQANPMWTAVLVCVLGAVVMELVRARGNQRGDIALAMLFYGGMAGGKLLVSMSSQSGAGSLESYLWGSILFVSPGDLVVIGLLAAVVIAVTVGLRRQLFAVCQDEEFARVTGLPVRVLNLLLAVMAAVTVTVAMRVVGLLLVSALMVVPVAAAQQLTRSFAATQATAIGVGVVTALLGVGTSYQVDLPSGPTIVFLAILTFALFSAIAAPLARRRHRASTEHGPAVCDVALPGPANADPATATATATATATEDSSGGPGTAGGPAAVLEGTEPVRAPAGAAIDAPLSGESLSSRGLAQ
- a CDS encoding glycine--tRNA ligase; amino-acid sequence: MAADKIDTIVSLSKRRGFVYPCSEIYGGTRAAWDYGPLGVELKENIKRQWWRAMVTAREDVVGIDSSVILAREVWEASGHVATFNDPLTECLSCHKRFRADHLEEAYEAKHGKLPANGLADLNCPNCGNKGAFTEPKEFSGMLKTHLGVTEDAAGLAYLRPETAQGIFTNFRAVQTTARKKPPFGIAQVGKSFRNEITPGNFIFRTREFEQMEMEFFVKPGEDETWHEYWLEQRWNWYVDLGLRTENMRFFEHPKEKLSHYAKRTVDIEYRFNFGGSEFSELEGVANRTDYDLTVHSEHSGQDLKYFDQDANERYFPYVIEPAAGLNRAMLAFLLDAYFEDEAPNAKGVMEKRVGMRLDPRLAPVKVAVLPLSRNADLSPKARGLAADLRSAWNVEFDDAGAIGKRYRRQDEIGTPFCVTVDFDTLEDNAVTVRERDTMAQERVSLDQVKSYLGARLIGC
- a CDS encoding isoprenyl transferase, whose translation is MVARRLFGSKRTYESPAPHPSGAKPPKIPSELVPNHVACVMDGNGRWAKERGLPRTEGHKVGEAVVLDVLRGCLEIGVKNLSLYAFSTENWKRSPEEVKFLMNFNRDVIRRRRDEMDALGIRIRWVGRMPRMWKSVVQELQVAQEQTKNNDAMTLYFCVNYGGRAEIADAALAIARDVAAGKLNPEKVNEKLFAKYLYYPDMPDVDLFLRPSGEQRTSNFLAWQSAYAELVFQDVLWPDFDRRDLWRACEQYARRDRRFGGALPNEVGAEVPPQR
- a CDS encoding protealysin inhibitor emfourin produces the protein MRIQVTRTGGFAGLLRYAEMDTTERPDAPHVHALAREAVAGGLRAPAYGVPDGFHYEITVDGRTVHCADPKLTDSQRELVSLVLREGA
- a CDS encoding metal ABC transporter substrate-binding protein; the encoded protein is MKIRRPSPSIALATTALAGSLLLSGCGGVSSAAGKDGGKLDVVASFYPMEFLARQIGGEHVKITDLTAPGVEPHDLELTAKQVAAVQRADAVVYLKGLQPTVDKAVAQSHLKHAVDATAASPLVDHHLDEGGEGETETHDGESGHEHSGATGDPHIWLDPARYAAVARSVGAEFAEIDPANADDYRRNTDDLVTRLNSLDQEFKDGLANTTTHTFVTSHAAFGYLADHYGLEQVAINGVDPEAEPTPSRMAAIQRAAKDNGATTVFFEALVSPKLAETVAADLGLKTAVLDPLEGIKEPDRNDYFSVMRQNLTNLRAALGAS
- a CDS encoding metal ABC transporter ATP-binding protein encodes the protein MSAVIPTTDSDRPHPAAGGGADRNTGRNTDKSTDQSTGDHTDEKTRGTSGGRTGSETGAAVVGLRGAVASIGGRPVLRGVDLTVRPGEVVALLGANGSGKSTTVKSVIGSVPLDGGSLELFGRPYRKFRDWHRIGYVPQRTTAAGGVPATVREVVSTGRLPQHGLLPFRRKDRAAVDRALTAVGMLDRAGDGVAHLSGGQHQRVLIARALVGVPDLLIMDEPMAGVDVDSQQVLADILRNEVERGCAVLLVLHELGPLEPLIDRAVVLRDGCVAHDGPPPRSVGQHALPGHDHVHPHADDHHRTTQGLLA
- the recO gene encoding DNA repair protein RecO; translation: MSLFRDDGIVLRTQKLGEADRIITFLTRQHGQVRAVARGVRRTKSKFGARLEPFSHVDIQFFSRGSELVGRTLPLCTQVETIAPYGARIVDDYTRYTAGTAMLETAERFAENEGQPAVQQYLLLVGALRTLAAGTHQAHLVLDAFLLRSLAVNGYGASFTDCARCGLPGPNRFFSLQAGGVLCGDCRVPGSAVPSPETLVLLGALLSGDWQTADGCEPRYWREGSGLVAAYLQWHLERGIRSMRYVEK
- the leuA gene encoding 2-isopropylmalate synthase; protein product: MTEQSSVARAFVDRPTPITAGTVQQKPSGMPFQRYVPFGTVDLPDRTWPSKVITQAPRWLSTDLRDGNQALIDPMSPARKRKMFDLLVGMGYKEIEVGFPSSGATDFNFVRSLIDEGAIPEDVTISVLTQAREDLIERTVESLKGAPRATVHLYNATSPLFRRVVFRASKEEIKAIAVDGTRLVMEYAEKILGDGTVFGYEYSPEIFIDTELDYALEVCEAVMDVWQPGEGREIILNLPTTVERSTPNVYADKIEWMSRNLSRREFVCLSTHPHNDRGTGVASAELAVMAGADRVEGCLFGQGERTGNLDLVNVGMNLFSQGVDPMIDFSDIDEIRRTAEYCNQMPVAERHPYAGDLVFTSFSGSHQDAIKKGFDALEADAAAAGVPVSEYTWGVPYLPIDPKDVGRSYEAVIRVNSQSGKGGIAYVLKNDHKLDLPRRMQIEFSRIIQAKTDAEGGEVTPADIWAVFQDEYLPTPANPWGRISLSGSRSLTTEDGRDALSTEAVVDGTPVTLTGTGNGPVSAFVNALASIGVDVRVLDYAEHALSEGGDAQAAAYVECAVGDKVLWGVGIDSNTVLASLKAMVSAVNRSAQRD